Proteins encoded within one genomic window of Saccharopolyspora pogona:
- a CDS encoding enoyl-CoA hydratase-related protein produces MDQQAPRDPAVGHEPQGIRGNTPVIPGRGFAGLTRARLRTPLIAVVEGWALGGDTEMALACDLIVAAEDAAFGLPEATPA; encoded by the coding sequence TTGGACCAGCAGGCGCCGCGCGACCCCGCTGTCGGGCATGAACCTCAAGGCATTCGCGGCAACACTCCCGTCATCCCCGGCCGGGGCTTCGCCGGTCTCACCCGAGCGCGACTCCGCACCCCGCTCATCGCCGTCGTCGAAGGATGGGCGCTGGGCGGCGACACCGAGATGGCACTGGCCTGCGACCTGATCGTGGCCGCCGAGGACGCTGCATTCGGCCTTCCGGAGGCAACGCCGGCCTGA
- a CDS encoding ferredoxin translates to MRIVVDLNRCQAYAQCVFLAHETFRLTGEEALTYEPNPDDARRLQVQRAAAACPVQAIVLDRSDGAERSVTS, encoded by the coding sequence ATGCGAATCGTCGTGGACCTGAATCGCTGCCAGGCATACGCGCAGTGCGTGTTCCTGGCTCACGAAACATTCAGATTGACCGGTGAGGAGGCGCTGACCTACGAGCCGAACCCCGATGACGCCCGACGCCTGCAGGTGCAGCGAGCCGCGGCAGCCTGCCCGGTGCAAGCGATCGTGCTGGACCGCTCGGACGGTGCGGAGCGGAGCGTGACGTCATGA
- a CDS encoding SsgA family sporulation/cell division regulator: MMANDHGTVLATMVFNLVAPAGVIAPVGVELGYDSRNPYEICMKLNVGKAGQVDWVIARDLLADGLVAEAGEGDVRIGPRRGFPGLVVIALSSPSGQATFEVNADQLVEFLNGTYDVVAPGDEHRWMNVDEVLSRLLSYNL, from the coding sequence ATGATGGCAAACGATCACGGTACGGTGCTCGCCACCATGGTCTTCAATCTGGTAGCGCCGGCGGGTGTGATCGCGCCGGTTGGCGTGGAACTGGGGTACGACAGCCGCAATCCGTACGAGATTTGTATGAAGCTCAACGTGGGCAAGGCCGGTCAGGTGGATTGGGTGATCGCCCGCGACCTGCTGGCCGACGGGCTGGTCGCCGAGGCGGGCGAAGGCGATGTGCGGATCGGCCCTCGACGGGGTTTTCCGGGGTTGGTCGTGATCGCGTTGAGCTCGCCGTCGGGGCAGGCGACCTTCGAGGTGAATGCTGATCAGCTTGTGGAGTTCTTGAACGGCACCTACGACGTGGTCGCTCCCGGTGACGAACACCGGTGGATGAACGTCGATGAGGTGCTGAGCCGGCTGCTCTCGTACAACCTGTAG
- a CDS encoding NAD(P)/FAD-dependent oxidoreductase, with the protein MTMAAPIAELVRDYKANARIVIVGASLAGLRAAETLRAEGFTGSLTIIGDEPYEPYDRPPLSKQVLKGWVPADHTELPRLRHVDADWRLGVAATGLDRDTKHVRLANGDQVPYDRVLIATGTRARQWPNPTEAALEGVFALRTRDHAARLQQALAARPSRVLVIGAGFVGSEVASVCRELDLPVTVAERGPAPLVGPLGGVIGEIAAEMQRDHGVDLRCGVGVSSLEGDASGHVRRAQLSDDTTIEADMVLAALGSIRNVEWLEGSGLAAGIWGVGCDAGGRAFDINGVVTDSVFVAGDVARAPHVLYEYEFLAMEHWDNAVLGAEVTAHNMVNLEPHYYPHLLLPGFWSGQFGVNIKSVGVPPFGDEIAFVQGSVKDRRFAAAYGHRGRIVAAVTFNQGKWLPHYAGLIERSAPFPPPPSGWDQPDDLKPIPAEFPEHGVPTAIPDVVLTGHDPSERRAEFRPRRR; encoded by the coding sequence ATGACCATGGCGGCACCGATCGCGGAGTTGGTACGCGACTACAAGGCCAATGCCCGGATCGTCATCGTCGGCGCCTCACTGGCGGGACTGCGGGCCGCCGAAACCTTGCGCGCCGAGGGCTTCACCGGGTCTTTGACCATCATCGGGGACGAACCCTACGAGCCCTACGACCGCCCCCCGTTGTCCAAACAGGTGCTCAAAGGGTGGGTACCGGCCGACCACACCGAGCTGCCCCGCTTGCGGCACGTGGACGCGGACTGGCGTCTCGGGGTGGCCGCCACCGGGTTGGACCGGGACACCAAGCACGTGCGCCTGGCCAACGGTGACCAGGTCCCGTACGACCGAGTGCTGATCGCCACGGGCACCCGTGCGCGGCAGTGGCCCAACCCGACCGAGGCCGCCCTGGAGGGCGTGTTCGCACTGCGCACACGCGATCACGCCGCGCGGCTGCAACAGGCGCTGGCGGCGCGCCCGTCGCGGGTCTTGGTCATCGGCGCCGGGTTCGTCGGCTCAGAGGTGGCCTCCGTCTGCCGGGAACTCGATCTTCCGGTGACCGTCGCCGAGCGCGGCCCCGCGCCGCTGGTCGGCCCGCTCGGCGGAGTGATCGGCGAGATCGCCGCGGAGATGCAGCGTGACCACGGCGTGGACCTGCGCTGCGGCGTGGGCGTGTCGTCGCTGGAAGGCGACGCGAGCGGACACGTGCGGCGTGCTCAGCTCTCCGACGACACCACCATCGAGGCCGACATGGTGCTGGCCGCGCTGGGGTCGATCCGCAACGTGGAGTGGCTGGAGGGCTCCGGGCTGGCGGCCGGTATTTGGGGCGTCGGCTGCGACGCCGGCGGTCGCGCCTTCGACATCAACGGCGTGGTGACCGACAGCGTCTTCGTGGCCGGGGACGTGGCGCGCGCGCCCCACGTGCTCTACGAGTACGAGTTCCTCGCCATGGAGCACTGGGACAACGCCGTCCTCGGCGCGGAGGTCACGGCCCACAACATGGTGAACCTCGAACCCCACTACTACCCGCACCTGTTGCTGCCCGGCTTCTGGTCCGGTCAGTTCGGCGTCAACATCAAGTCCGTCGGCGTTCCGCCCTTCGGCGACGAGATCGCCTTCGTCCAGGGTTCGGTCAAGGATCGCCGCTTCGCCGCCGCCTACGGTCACCGGGGCCGCATCGTCGCCGCGGTCACCTTCAACCAGGGCAAATGGCTGCCGCACTACGCGGGACTGATCGAGCGATCGGCTCCGTTCCCGCCCCCGCCGTCGGGCTGGGATCAACCCGACGACCTCAAGCCGATCCCCGCTGAATTCCCGGAACACGGCGTCCCGACGGCGATACCGGACGTCGTCCTGACCGGACACGACCCGAGCGAGCGCAGAGCCGAGTTCCGCCCGCGGCGTCGCTGA
- a CDS encoding HAD family hydrolase yields the protein MGTSGRRDSTRVRVAPDGIIACLFDLDGVLTSTAAQHMAAWKQTFDAFLRERERERFRPFTEDDYLEHVDGRPRADGVRQFLASRGITLPEGTRDDPPTADTVHGLGNRKNEVLLAIIREGGVHPYPGSVRYLEAVRDVGLSVGVVTSSENGASVLEAAGLSRFVQARIDGVVINREQLRGKPEPDSFLAGARALGVAPAEAAVFEDALAGVQAGRTGGFGWVVGVNRTHEADELRAHGADIVVSDLADILAMKPAALGR from the coding sequence ATGGGAACGTCAGGTCGCCGGGACAGCACGCGGGTGCGGGTGGCCCCGGACGGGATAATCGCGTGCTTGTTCGACCTCGACGGCGTGTTGACCAGTACGGCCGCGCAGCACATGGCGGCTTGGAAGCAGACCTTCGACGCGTTCCTGCGGGAGCGGGAGCGCGAGCGGTTCCGGCCGTTCACCGAGGACGACTACCTCGAGCATGTGGATGGTCGGCCGAGGGCGGACGGGGTGCGCCAGTTCCTCGCCTCCCGCGGCATCACCCTGCCCGAGGGCACTCGCGACGACCCACCGACCGCGGACACCGTCCACGGGCTGGGCAACCGGAAGAACGAGGTCCTGCTCGCGATCATCCGGGAGGGCGGGGTGCACCCGTATCCGGGATCGGTGCGCTATCTGGAGGCGGTGCGGGACGTCGGACTCTCCGTCGGCGTGGTCACTTCTTCGGAGAACGGCGCCTCCGTGCTGGAGGCCGCTGGCCTGAGCCGGTTCGTGCAGGCGCGGATCGACGGCGTGGTGATCAACAGGGAACAGCTGCGCGGCAAGCCGGAGCCGGACTCCTTCCTGGCCGGTGCCCGGGCGCTCGGCGTCGCACCGGCCGAGGCGGCGGTGTTCGAGGACGCGCTCGCCGGTGTGCAGGCCGGGCGCACCGGTGGGTTCGGTTGGGTGGTCGGCGTGAACCGCACCCACGAGGCGGACGAGTTGCGGGCGCACGGCGCGGACATCGTGGTGTCGGATCTGGCCGACATCCTCGCCATGAAACCGGCGGCGCTTGGGAGGTGA
- a CDS encoding cytochrome P450, with product MSEETPWQQVLRHENRANPYPFYAELRKTPVARQPNGTYVVSTYREVVSLLHDNRVSSDPTKRPGTAPGADPAEPGTETITAADLEPSIIDSDPPEHDRNRSTMLRHFYGPPQSPHQISDLDPEIRRIVAGLLDNMKGKTRIDVVDDFAYPLPVTVICKVLGVPLEDEPRFHAWIRDALESFDLGPEPTSEEIQREVADGHRAVQEFGEYITELLDQYAEQPGPGMLSAMVHDDGPEGRMSQGTLVTNAVLLLFAGHETTVNLIAHSVLTLLRHPEALEKLRRRPELIVPGVEELLRFESSVQFWHTRSALDDIEIAGTTIPKGAPIFLLYGAANRDPQRFTDPDEVDLERPDNQHLGYSQGIHFCFGAPLARLEVQAAVGEFVRRVRNPRLVEDPPPYRRNQIFRGPRQVPVDIDGITD from the coding sequence ATGAGCGAGGAAACCCCCTGGCAGCAGGTCCTCCGCCACGAAAACCGCGCCAATCCGTACCCGTTCTACGCCGAACTCCGCAAGACCCCGGTGGCGCGGCAGCCGAACGGCACCTACGTCGTCAGCACCTACCGAGAGGTCGTCTCGTTGCTGCACGACAACCGGGTCAGCTCGGATCCCACGAAGCGTCCCGGGACGGCCCCGGGCGCGGACCCGGCGGAGCCGGGGACCGAGACGATCACGGCGGCCGATCTGGAGCCGAGCATCATCGACTCCGACCCGCCCGAGCACGATCGGAACCGCAGCACGATGCTGCGACACTTCTACGGCCCTCCCCAGTCACCCCACCAGATCTCCGACCTGGACCCCGAGATCCGCCGCATCGTCGCAGGCCTGCTGGACAACATGAAAGGCAAGACCCGGATCGACGTCGTCGACGATTTCGCCTACCCCCTGCCGGTGACCGTGATCTGCAAGGTCCTGGGCGTGCCGCTGGAAGACGAACCGCGCTTCCACGCCTGGATCCGCGACGCCCTGGAAAGTTTCGACCTCGGCCCGGAGCCCACCTCCGAAGAGATCCAGCGCGAGGTGGCGGACGGCCACCGGGCCGTGCAGGAGTTCGGGGAGTACATCACCGAACTGCTCGACCAGTACGCCGAGCAGCCCGGCCCGGGCATGCTCTCGGCGATGGTGCACGACGACGGCCCGGAGGGTCGCATGTCCCAGGGCACGCTCGTCACCAATGCCGTGCTGCTGCTCTTCGCCGGGCACGAAACCACGGTCAACCTGATCGCCCACAGCGTGCTCACCCTGCTGCGGCACCCCGAAGCGCTCGAGAAGCTACGCCGCCGGCCCGAGCTGATCGTGCCCGGCGTCGAGGAGCTGCTGCGCTTCGAGTCATCGGTCCAGTTCTGGCACACCCGCTCCGCCCTCGACGACATCGAGATCGCGGGCACCACCATCCCGAAGGGCGCGCCGATCTTCCTGCTGTACGGCGCGGCGAACCGCGACCCGCAACGGTTCACCGATCCCGACGAGGTCGACCTCGAACGCCCCGACAACCAGCACCTCGGCTACAGCCAGGGCATCCACTTCTGCTTCGGCGCACCGCTCGCGCGACTGGAGGTTCAGGCCGCGGTTGGGGAGTTCGTCCGCCGCGTGCGGAACCCGCGGCTCGTCGAGGATCCGCCGCCGTACCGGCGCAACCAGATCTTCCGCGGTCCGCGCCAAGTCCCGGTCGACATCGACGGGATCACCGACTGA
- a CDS encoding DUF6262 family protein has protein sequence MRPDNTAPIIAAAQRRRELTRAKALQAPRELDRTGAPITFQSVAAAAEVSRSWLYAQPDIRAEIQRLLEATRRAPAAPIPASQRTSEESALARLDIALKRNRELAEENQRLRRQLARALGEHRRSPHSRDPGDSPPPPAKPHRTSVTIGPC, from the coding sequence ATGCGTCCTGACAACACCGCCCCGATCATCGCCGCGGCCCAGCGACGCCGCGAATTGACCCGAGCGAAGGCCCTCCAGGCACCGCGCGAACTCGACCGCACCGGCGCGCCGATCACTTTCCAGTCAGTGGCCGCAGCAGCTGAGGTGTCCCGGTCCTGGCTCTATGCCCAACCCGACATCCGGGCCGAAATCCAACGCCTACTGGAGGCAACCCGGCGCGCTCCCGCAGCGCCGATTCCTGCAAGTCAGCGCACCTCGGAGGAATCTGCCCTGGCACGACTGGACATCGCCCTCAAACGAAACCGCGAACTCGCCGAAGAAAACCAACGGCTTCGCCGACAACTCGCCCGTGCACTCGGTGAGCACCGCCGATCACCCCATTCGCGAGACCCCGGCGATTCACCCCCACCTCCAGCCAAACCGCATCGCACTTCAGTAACGATCGGACCCTGCTGA
- a CDS encoding inorganic phosphate transporter: protein MDISLVLLVIVTAMVFDFTNGFHDTANAMATSIATRALRPKVAVGISAVLNLVGAFLSVQVAQTISSGIVNEARIGPSVVFGGLVGAILWNLATWLVGLPSSSSHALIGGLIGATWVAAGSSAVQFATVVEKVVVPALTSPVIAGVVAMIATYLAYVLTRRTDRSVRVGGFRAGQVASASLVSLAHGTNDAQKTMGVITLTLITAGALPVGSRPPVWVILIAGLSIGVGTYFGGWRIIHTVGKRITEIESPQGFAAEASTAAVILSSSHVGFPLSTTHVASGSVVGAGVGKKLAEVHWGVAGQMVVAWVLTLPAAAAIGAVAGGVASQGVGGTVLVAVVALALAAGAFWVSRRNPINATNVNEVPVS from the coding sequence ATGGACATCTCGTTGGTGCTCCTGGTCATCGTCACTGCCATGGTGTTCGATTTCACCAACGGATTCCACGACACCGCGAACGCGATGGCGACCTCGATCGCCACCCGCGCCCTCCGGCCGAAGGTCGCGGTCGGGATTTCGGCCGTGCTCAACCTCGTGGGTGCTTTTCTGTCGGTCCAGGTGGCCCAGACGATTTCCAGCGGAATCGTCAACGAGGCCCGGATCGGTCCGTCGGTTGTCTTCGGGGGTTTGGTGGGCGCGATCCTCTGGAACCTGGCCACCTGGTTGGTCGGGCTGCCATCGAGTTCCTCGCACGCGCTGATCGGAGGGCTCATCGGTGCTACGTGGGTGGCGGCCGGTTCCAGCGCAGTGCAGTTCGCCACGGTCGTCGAGAAAGTCGTGGTGCCTGCGCTGACGTCCCCGGTGATCGCGGGCGTAGTGGCCATGATCGCCACCTACCTCGCCTATGTCCTGACCCGCCGCACCGACCGATCGGTGCGTGTGGGCGGGTTCCGGGCCGGTCAGGTGGCCTCTGCCTCGCTGGTATCGCTGGCGCACGGCACGAACGACGCGCAGAAGACGATGGGCGTGATCACGCTGACGTTGATCACGGCCGGCGCGCTGCCCGTGGGTTCGCGTCCGCCGGTGTGGGTGATTCTCATCGCCGGGCTGTCCATAGGGGTGGGTACCTACTTCGGTGGGTGGCGAATCATCCACACCGTGGGCAAGCGCATCACCGAGATCGAGTCGCCGCAGGGTTTCGCGGCGGAGGCCAGCACCGCCGCGGTGATCCTTTCCAGTTCGCATGTCGGTTTCCCGCTGTCCACCACGCACGTCGCCTCGGGCAGCGTCGTCGGAGCGGGCGTCGGCAAGAAACTGGCCGAGGTGCACTGGGGAGTGGCCGGGCAGATGGTGGTCGCGTGGGTCCTGACCTTGCCCGCCGCGGCCGCGATCGGTGCAGTCGCCGGCGGGGTCGCCTCGCAAGGCGTCGGCGGCACGGTGCTCGTCGCCGTGGTCGCCCTCGCACTGGCGGCGGGCGCCTTTTGGGTGTCGCGACGAAATCCGATCAATGCGACGAACGTCAACGAAGTTCCCGTGAGCTGA
- a CDS encoding tyrosine-type recombinase/integrase, whose protein sequence is MNREIAKAQRQATASPGLLEKLMAAVRPEFRSDLVVFDPRDPVFGGPACAVPGCVRTARSQGLCPGHHQRWWRREGKPDLARFIATTDQQVAGPLSDSPTSSVVPACECKVSLAALAPQLKLEVQYVLQCRRDERLVRTQVTTVARMVRLLAGLPVASLLDWDEETLRTAFGRPAPKDAGPRTLVIYGVRKLEDLAEDHGWDTEYRRDVWRLRRLGRPTGGGSPARLRFNAIAQPWLKELAKRWVRWRLSTGLGSTAAARCVTAITRFAQFLATHEIGIDSLASVDRPVLERYLADLHVEFTGRPAHRTHVRLLNQFFNAIRQHSWDSSLPTTATFYPEDYPKHGEQLPRAVAEYVMVQVEHPSNLDQWDHPAYRLVTLILIRCGLRVSDALKLPFDCVVLDAEGAPYLRYHNHKMNREALVPIDEQLQQSISEQQQHVLGRWTDGVPVLFPRPLTNPDGSKPVNSATYRQALHRWLQRCDIRDEHGRPVHLTPHQWRHSLGTRLINRDVPQEVVRRILDHDSHLMTGHYARLSDTTIRRHWEAARKVNANGETVTLDPDGPLAEASWAKQRISRATQALPNGYCSLPLIKTCPHANSCLTCPMFITTTEFLPQHRHHQQQVLQIITAAEARGQTRMVEMNRQVADNLAKIITTLENGEANTSRETSADAS, encoded by the coding sequence TCGCGATCCGGTGTTCGGTGGTCCGGCATGCGCAGTGCCCGGATGCGTCCGGACAGCGCGCAGCCAGGGATTGTGTCCCGGGCATCATCAGCGGTGGTGGCGCAGGGAGGGCAAGCCCGATCTCGCGCGGTTCATCGCCACCACAGACCAGCAGGTCGCCGGCCCGTTGAGCGACAGTCCCACCAGCAGTGTGGTGCCCGCCTGCGAATGCAAGGTCAGCCTTGCCGCGCTGGCCCCGCAGCTGAAGCTGGAGGTGCAGTATGTGCTGCAATGCCGCCGCGACGAGCGGCTGGTCCGGACCCAGGTCACCACGGTCGCTCGCATGGTGCGGCTGTTGGCGGGCCTGCCGGTCGCCTCGCTGCTGGACTGGGACGAGGAGACCTTACGGACCGCGTTTGGTCGCCCGGCGCCGAAGGACGCGGGACCGCGGACCCTGGTTATCTACGGGGTGCGCAAGCTGGAGGATCTAGCCGAGGACCACGGATGGGACACCGAGTATCGGCGGGATGTGTGGCGGTTGCGGCGCCTCGGGCGGCCCACCGGAGGCGGGTCTCCCGCTCGCCTGCGATTCAATGCCATTGCCCAGCCGTGGTTGAAGGAGTTAGCCAAGCGGTGGGTGCGGTGGCGGTTGAGTACAGGACTGGGCAGCACCGCCGCGGCCCGGTGTGTCACCGCGATCACGCGGTTCGCACAATTCCTTGCCACCCACGAGATCGGCATTGACAGCCTGGCCAGCGTGGATCGACCGGTCCTGGAGCGGTACCTGGCCGACCTGCACGTCGAGTTCACCGGCCGACCGGCGCATCGCACCCACGTCAGGCTGCTCAACCAGTTCTTCAACGCGATCCGCCAGCACAGCTGGGACTCCTCGCTGCCGACGACCGCGACATTTTATCCCGAGGACTACCCGAAACACGGCGAACAACTGCCTCGCGCGGTAGCCGAGTACGTGATGGTCCAGGTAGAACATCCGTCCAATTTGGACCAGTGGGACCACCCGGCCTACCGGCTGGTCACGCTCATCCTGATCCGCTGTGGCTTGCGCGTCTCCGACGCGCTCAAGCTGCCGTTTGACTGTGTCGTCCTAGATGCCGAGGGCGCACCCTATCTGCGCTACCACAATCACAAGATGAACCGGGAGGCACTGGTCCCGATCGATGAACAACTCCAGCAGTCGATCAGCGAGCAGCAGCAACACGTCCTGGGCCGCTGGACCGACGGTGTCCCGGTGCTCTTCCCCCGCCCCCTGACCAATCCGGACGGCTCCAAGCCTGTCAACAGCGCCACCTACCGGCAGGCCCTGCACCGATGGCTGCAACGCTGCGACATCCGCGACGAACACGGCCGCCCGGTGCATCTCACTCCCCACCAGTGGCGGCACTCGCTGGGCACCAGATTGATCAACCGGGACGTGCCGCAGGAAGTGGTCCGCCGCATCCTCGATCACGACTCGCACCTCATGACAGGCCACTACGCCCGGCTGTCGGACACGACGATCCGCCGGCATTGGGAAGCCGCACGCAAGGTCAACGCCAACGGCGAGACGGTGACCCTGGACCCCGACGGGCCGCTGGCCGAGGCGTCCTGGGCCAAGCAGCGGATCTCCCGCGCCACCCAGGCTTTGCCCAACGGCTACTGCAGTCTGCCGCTGATCAAGACCTGCCCGCATGCCAACTCGTGCCTAACCTGTCCGATGTTCATCACTACCACCGAGTTCCTCCCCCAGCACCGGCACCACCAGCAGCAGGTGTTGCAGATCATCACCGCGGCCGAGGCGCGGGGCCAGACCCGCATGGTGGAGATGAATCGCCAGGTCGCCGACAACCTCGCAAAGATCATCACAACCCTCGAGAACGGCGAAGCCAACACCAGCAGGGAGACGTCAGCCGATGCGTCCTGA
- a CDS encoding response regulator transcription factor: MATPTRRPSQTFRRNESCRKRRPRPRISRDKVDVLDSGADDYLTRPLGLDELLARIRAVSHRTTPNNAATVPLGNDIVNLATRTAAWKAGSGCPAEGSGPNWQALRPERVRAGLPSPVIATPPKRVGQHVTS, encoded by the coding sequence ATGGCAACGCCAACGCGGCGCCCTTCGCAGACATTCCGCCGCAACGAAAGTTGCAGGAAACGCCGCCCGCGTCCCCGCATCAGCCGCGACAAGGTCGACGTCCTCGACTCCGGCGCCGACGACTATCTCACCAGACCGCTCGGCCTCGACGAACTCCTCGCCCGCATCCGCGCAGTCTCCCACCGCACCACCCCGAACAATGCCGCCACCGTCCCCCTTGGCAACGACATCGTCAACCTCGCCACCCGAACAGCCGCCTGGAAGGCCGGATCAGGCTGCCCTGCGGAGGGCAGTGGGCCGAATTGGCAGGCGCTGCGGCCGGAGAGAGTCCGTGCCGGCCTCCCCAGTCCCGTCATCGCCACTCCACCCAAGAGGGTCGGACAACATGTGACCAGCTAA
- a CDS encoding Na+/H+ antiporter, whose translation MGGAEVLIGGLLVSVAVLAALARLMSIPYPIVLVLGGVLIGFVPGLPRVALDPEVVLVVFLPPLLYWAALSANFRDMRENLRGLVLSSVCLVLATMVAVAALVHALVPGLSWPAAFALGAIVSPTDPLAAGLVMRRLGVPRRVVSAVEGEGLFNDATALVAYRVAVAVIVGESFSLGGAGLAFVAGAVGGIAIGLAVGWLVVLIRRHTYDVQVSLTISLLSGYAAFIPANAVGASGVLAAVTTGIYVGIRGVPELSARTRLQGVVLWDVLTFLINAVLFVLVGLQLRSTIDGLAGYPAAGLVGYALAVTGVVVLVRLAWFFVVPYLIRMIDRRPSQRARRVGARHRLLVAWSGMRGAVSLAAALALPLTTRTGGPFAHRDLIVFLTFAVILGTLVVQGLSLPGLVRLLRVSDSGVAEQEDLRARLAATRAALARIDELAKQEWTRDDSVRRLRVAYEYRERRLGARSGEMTDEGYEERSFAYQQMVRAVLEVQRTAVVALRDRGEISNDAMRQLVREFDLEEARLEI comes from the coding sequence ATGGGCGGCGCCGAAGTCCTCATCGGCGGGCTGCTGGTATCGGTTGCGGTGCTGGCGGCGTTGGCCCGCCTTATGTCGATTCCGTACCCGATCGTCTTGGTGCTAGGCGGGGTATTGATCGGGTTCGTGCCGGGCCTCCCGCGCGTCGCGCTCGACCCGGAAGTCGTGCTAGTGGTGTTCCTGCCGCCCTTGCTGTACTGGGCGGCGTTGTCCGCCAATTTCCGGGATATGCGGGAGAACCTGCGGGGCTTGGTGCTTAGCTCCGTCTGCTTGGTGTTGGCGACGATGGTTGCGGTGGCGGCGCTGGTGCACGCCCTCGTCCCGGGCCTGTCGTGGCCGGCGGCCTTCGCGCTCGGGGCAATCGTGTCCCCGACCGACCCGCTCGCCGCCGGGCTGGTCATGCGACGCCTGGGAGTGCCTCGGCGAGTGGTCAGCGCTGTGGAGGGCGAGGGGCTGTTCAACGACGCGACTGCCCTGGTGGCTTACCGCGTGGCCGTGGCGGTGATCGTTGGCGAGAGTTTCTCGCTCGGCGGGGCTGGGCTAGCGTTCGTTGCGGGTGCCGTGGGTGGGATCGCGATCGGTCTGGCCGTCGGCTGGCTCGTCGTGCTGATTCGCCGCCATACCTATGACGTCCAGGTGAGTCTCACGATCTCGCTGCTCAGCGGGTACGCTGCCTTCATTCCCGCCAACGCGGTCGGCGCGTCTGGCGTGCTCGCCGCAGTGACCACCGGGATCTATGTCGGAATCCGCGGCGTCCCCGAGTTGTCCGCGCGCACCCGTTTGCAGGGCGTGGTGCTGTGGGATGTTCTCACCTTCCTGATCAACGCGGTGCTTTTCGTGCTCGTCGGTCTGCAGCTGCGCAGCACCATCGACGGGCTGGCGGGATACCCGGCCGCCGGACTCGTCGGCTACGCGCTCGCGGTCACGGGCGTGGTCGTGCTGGTGCGGCTGGCCTGGTTCTTCGTCGTCCCATATCTGATCCGCATGATCGACCGGCGACCGAGCCAGCGAGCACGCCGCGTGGGCGCACGTCACCGATTGCTGGTCGCCTGGAGCGGGATGCGCGGTGCCGTCTCGTTGGCCGCAGCCCTGGCGCTGCCGCTGACCACCCGGACCGGAGGCCCGTTCGCGCACCGCGACTTGATCGTCTTCCTGACGTTCGCAGTCATCCTCGGCACGCTCGTCGTGCAGGGGCTGTCCCTGCCTGGCCTCGTCCGGTTGCTCCGGGTCTCCGACAGCGGCGTTGCGGAGCAGGAGGACCTTCGCGCGCGGTTGGCCGCGACGCGCGCCGCGCTCGCTCGGATCGATGAGCTGGCCAAGCAGGAGTGGACGCGTGACGACAGCGTCCGCCGGTTGCGCGTGGCGTATGAGTACCGCGAGCGTCGCCTCGGCGCGCGCAGCGGGGAAATGACCGACGAGGGTTACGAGGAACGGTCGTTCGCCTACCAGCAGATGGTGCGCGCGGTACTCGAAGTGCAGCGGACGGCCGTGGTGGCCCTGCGCGACCGGGGCGAGATCTCAAACGACGCGATGAGGCAGCTTGTGCGGGAATTCGACCTCGAAGAGGCGCGACTGGAGATCTGA